The following coding sequences are from one bacterium window:
- the tadA gene encoding Flp pilus assembly complex ATPase component TadA: MEIQSATVQNESRQCAEAISNSYSLLAQGRDPYSQQQSLGTYLSLPELLCRCSSAEARSIIPQEIASTYSILPLAINSTSSGDTIFHVLLPADNLSSTLHYLKFYTGFEIVYEIAEHDEIQQAIEIAYSSSALKLKQINLQLLDKDIEQGVIPDLLEELVYHALAQRASDIYLEPQQETTTIRYRIDGVLREDSIIKLSTRASSLLFRRIKIVAQMDSINTLRPDDGSFSLKRRGTDVRVRVSSLPTPNGEHLVLRILDHAILDRIDRNHSALTELGMTAEQYKLLLGHLAQTQGLILIAGPTGCGKSTLLHAAISKLANGTRHIMTIENPVERILPHVTHTEIRHDLGLGFSELLKAILRQDPDIISVGEIRERDVALTAAQAALSGHLVLSTIHASDSVQALIRLQELLEEKSLLNSTLNLLGSVRLLPRNCLHCKEKFSAGEMLASIYNCSRDAVLEIGRGCEVCNQTGVLGRVGVFEFLPITCELRQVLEKQIAESELREKIHAAGFIPLWQRARELVLTGVVHPVMAVRVMGLRADS; the protein is encoded by the coding sequence ATGGAAATTCAATCGGCTACTGTTCAAAATGAATCACGTCAATGCGCTGAAGCTATCTCAAATTCGTATAGCCTTTTAGCGCAGGGTAGAGATCCGTACTCTCAGCAGCAAAGCCTGGGGACATATCTTTCACTTCCAGAACTACTCTGTCGCTGCTCCTCTGCAGAGGCACGATCAATTATCCCGCAGGAAATCGCCAGCACTTATTCGATCCTGCCTCTGGCAATTAACTCCACAAGCTCAGGGGACACAATTTTCCATGTATTACTCCCTGCCGATAACCTCAGTTCAACATTACACTACCTCAAATTCTACACCGGATTTGAAATTGTTTACGAAATCGCCGAGCACGACGAAATTCAACAAGCAATTGAAATCGCTTACTCGAGCTCTGCTTTAAAATTAAAGCAAATCAATCTACAATTGCTCGACAAAGATATTGAGCAAGGGGTAATTCCGGATTTACTCGAGGAACTTGTCTATCATGCCTTAGCTCAACGTGCTTCAGATATTTACTTAGAACCACAACAAGAAACGACTACTATCCGTTATCGCATTGACGGTGTGCTCCGTGAAGACAGCATCATTAAACTCTCTACTCGAGCAAGTAGTTTACTTTTTCGTCGTATTAAAATCGTAGCTCAAATGGACTCAATTAATACGCTGCGCCCCGACGATGGGTCATTCTCACTCAAGCGACGTGGCACAGATGTGCGGGTGAGAGTTTCAAGCCTGCCCACACCCAATGGTGAACATTTAGTTCTGCGCATCTTGGATCATGCAATCCTCGATCGTATTGATCGTAATCACTCTGCGCTAACTGAGCTGGGAATGACTGCAGAGCAATATAAACTACTCTTAGGCCATTTAGCGCAAACTCAGGGATTAATTCTGATTGCAGGGCCAACGGGCTGTGGAAAATCGACCTTACTGCATGCCGCTATTAGTAAACTTGCCAACGGCACGCGCCATATTATGACAATTGAGAATCCCGTTGAACGAATTTTGCCGCATGTCACGCATACCGAGATCCGCCACGATCTCGGCTTAGGTTTTAGTGAGCTACTCAAGGCAATTTTAAGGCAAGACCCAGATATTATTTCAGTCGGCGAAATCCGCGAGCGTGATGTGGCACTGACAGCTGCGCAAGCAGCGCTTTCTGGACACTTAGTCTTAAGCACGATTCACGCCAGCGATTCTGTGCAGGCTTTAATTCGACTACAAGAGCTACTTGAAGAAAAATCACTGCTCAACTCGACTTTAAATCTGCTGGGGTCTGTGCGGCTTCTTCCGCGAAACTGTTTACATTGTAAGGAAAAATTTAGTGCCGGAGAGATGCTAGCCAGTATTTATAACTGTAGCAGAGACGCGGTGCTGGAAATCGGGCGTGGTTGCGAAGTTTGTAACCAAACCGGCGTTTTAGGACGCGTTGGTGTATTTGAATTTTTGCCGATTACTTGCGAGCTCAGGCAAGTTCTCGAGAAGCAAATTGCCGAGTCCGAGCTTCGTGAAAAAATTCATGCGGCAGGATTTATTCCACTCTGGCAGCGCGCACGCGAATTAGTGCTTACTGGAGTTGTGCATCCGGTGATGGCAGTAAGAGTTATGGGGCTTCGCGCAGATAGCTAG